Proteins from a genomic interval of Brucella intermedia LMG 3301:
- a CDS encoding ABC transporter permease, translated as MVRYILQRFVGMAVVMFLVVTIVFVIVRVTPGDPAAVMLGPDASAQDIADLRARLGLDQSLVIQYFYYIGQLLKGDLGQSIFLNMPVGAALLDRAEPTFFLTVLSLLIACIIALPVGVYAAYRRGSFVDQAATTVAMLAASIPSFWLGLILMQFFAVRLNLFPVSGYGGPGSSFMDRMYHLILPAIALGLVSSALILRFTRASMLDVLGDDYIRTARAKGLIERRVIMKHALKNALIPILTVIGLTAAVLISGAVVTETVFGLPGVGNLVVSAVLRRDYPVIQGALLVIAGLYVLINFIIDMLYLFVDPRVRY; from the coding sequence ATGGTGCGCTACATCCTTCAGCGATTTGTCGGCATGGCTGTCGTCATGTTTCTGGTCGTGACGATCGTGTTCGTGATTGTCCGGGTGACGCCCGGCGATCCTGCCGCCGTCATGCTTGGACCAGATGCATCGGCGCAGGATATTGCCGATCTGCGCGCCCGGCTTGGTCTGGATCAGTCGCTGGTCATTCAGTACTTTTACTACATAGGTCAGCTGCTGAAGGGCGATCTCGGCCAGTCGATATTCCTCAACATGCCAGTCGGCGCAGCATTGCTCGATAGAGCCGAGCCGACGTTCTTTCTGACAGTTCTTTCGCTTCTGATTGCATGCATCATTGCTCTGCCGGTCGGAGTTTATGCGGCTTACAGACGTGGTTCCTTTGTGGATCAGGCTGCAACGACGGTTGCCATGCTCGCAGCGAGCATACCGAGCTTCTGGCTCGGCCTTATCCTCATGCAGTTTTTTGCGGTCCGGCTGAACCTGTTTCCGGTGTCCGGCTATGGCGGGCCGGGTTCGAGCTTCATGGATCGAATGTATCATCTGATCCTGCCAGCCATCGCGCTGGGGCTGGTTTCCTCTGCCCTGATCCTGCGCTTCACACGTGCCTCAATGCTTGATGTTCTAGGTGACGATTACATCCGCACGGCGCGCGCAAAGGGCCTGATAGAGCGGCGTGTGATCATGAAGCATGCCTTGAAGAACGCGCTGATCCCGATCCTGACCGTGATTGGTCTCACCGCGGCCGTCCTGATCTCCGGCGCCGTGGTGACGGAAACAGTGTTCGGCCTGCCGGGGGTTGGCAATCTTGTGGTGTCTGCAGTCCTGCGTCGGGATTATCCGGTAATCCAAGGCGCGCTGCTCGTCATCGCGGGGCTCTATGTCTTGATCAATTTCATCATCGACATGCTCTATCTGTTCGTAGATCCGAGGGTTCGCTACTGA
- a CDS encoding ABC transporter permease: MADLVTTTQKAPSERALFVRRLFKRKTVAAGIIVLAVFAILALLAPWIAPYSPSKLSIVNRLKPPSEMFWFGTDEFGRDVFSRTIYAGRLSLMVGAAVVVLSAIIGVTLGLLAGFFQRLDTPIARLIDAMMAFPDILLAIALVAALGPSLATVIVALSVVYSPRLARIVRASTLVIRELPYVEAAQSLGISTFHIMTRHVLRNLISPIIVQCTFLFASAMLAEAGLSFLGLGVSPEIPTWGTMIAAGRQYIGQADWMTYFPGFAIILSVLSLQMVGDGLRDMLDPRLRRDL, translated from the coding sequence ATGGCCGATCTGGTTACGACTACGCAAAAAGCACCCTCGGAACGCGCTTTGTTTGTCCGTCGGCTGTTCAAACGCAAGACAGTGGCGGCTGGCATTATCGTGCTTGCGGTCTTTGCCATCCTCGCGCTGCTGGCGCCCTGGATTGCACCTTATTCGCCGTCGAAGCTATCCATCGTCAACCGTCTCAAGCCGCCGAGCGAAATGTTCTGGTTTGGCACGGATGAGTTCGGACGTGACGTCTTTTCTCGTACGATCTATGCCGGACGGCTGTCACTTATGGTGGGCGCGGCTGTTGTCGTCCTGTCGGCGATCATAGGAGTGACACTCGGATTGCTCGCAGGTTTCTTTCAGCGTCTGGATACTCCCATCGCTCGCCTGATCGACGCGATGATGGCGTTCCCCGACATTCTGCTGGCCATCGCGCTGGTCGCTGCGCTCGGCCCATCGCTGGCGACGGTCATCGTTGCCCTGTCAGTCGTCTACTCACCGAGGCTGGCGCGCATCGTGCGCGCCTCGACGCTGGTGATCCGTGAATTGCCTTATGTCGAGGCGGCTCAATCGCTTGGAATCTCGACATTCCACATCATGACGCGGCACGTGCTGAGAAATCTGATCTCGCCCATCATCGTGCAGTGCACTTTCCTCTTTGCGAGCGCAATGCTTGCCGAAGCGGGGCTCTCCTTCCTTGGTCTCGGCGTAAGCCCCGAGATTCCAACTTGGGGAACCATGATCGCCGCGGGACGCCAATATATCGGCCAAGCCGACTGGATGACCTACTTCCCCGGCTTCGCCATCATTCTTTCCGTCCTCTCGCTTCAGATGGTTGGCGACGGACTACGCGACATGCTCGATCCAAGACTGCGAAGGGATTTGTAA
- a CDS encoding amidohydrolase/deacetylase family metallohydrolase — MISGEQAKPLLITNVRPVAFGEHSDTTTDILVGKDGNISAIGKSLNAPAEVERIDGKGAWISPGWVDLHVHIWHGGTDISIRPSECGAERGVTTLVDAGSAGEANFHGFREYIIEPARERIKAFLNLGSIGLVACNRVPELRDIKDIDLDRILECYAANSEHIVGIKVRASHVITGSWGVTPVKLGKKIAKILKVPMMVHVGEPPALYDEVLEILGPGDVVTHCFNGKSGSSIMEDEDLFNLAERCAGEGIRLDIGHGGASFSFKVAEAAIERGLLPFSISTDLHGHSMNFPVWDLATTMSKLLSVNMPFENVIEAVTHNPASVIKLSMENRLSVGQRADFTIFDLVDADLEATDSNGDVSRLNRLFEPRYAVIGAEAITASRYVPRARKLVRHSHGYSWR; from the coding sequence ATGATTTCCGGTGAACAGGCGAAGCCGCTTCTCATCACCAATGTCAGACCGGTAGCTTTCGGTGAACATTCCGATACGACGACCGATATTCTCGTCGGGAAGGACGGCAATATCAGCGCCATCGGCAAGTCGTTGAACGCACCGGCAGAGGTGGAGCGGATCGATGGCAAGGGAGCCTGGATTTCGCCGGGTTGGGTCGATCTGCATGTTCATATCTGGCATGGTGGTACGGATATCTCGATACGCCCTTCCGAATGCGGCGCTGAACGAGGGGTGACGACACTCGTCGATGCCGGTTCGGCGGGGGAGGCCAATTTTCACGGCTTCCGGGAATATATCATTGAACCTGCCAGGGAACGGATCAAAGCCTTCCTCAATCTTGGTTCAATCGGCCTTGTCGCCTGCAACCGGGTTCCGGAATTGCGCGATATCAAAGATATTGATCTCGACCGTATTCTCGAATGCTACGCAGCCAATAGCGAGCATATCGTGGGGATCAAGGTCCGGGCCAGCCACGTCATAACCGGGTCGTGGGGCGTTACGCCAGTCAAGCTTGGCAAGAAGATCGCGAAGATACTGAAAGTGCCCATGATGGTCCATGTGGGTGAGCCGCCCGCGCTCTATGATGAAGTTCTTGAAATTCTCGGGCCCGGCGATGTGGTTACGCATTGCTTCAACGGCAAGTCCGGCTCCAGCATCATGGAAGACGAAGACCTGTTCAACCTCGCGGAACGCTGCGCGGGCGAGGGCATCCGGCTGGATATTGGCCACGGCGGGGCGTCCTTCTCGTTCAAGGTCGCGGAGGCGGCAATTGAACGGGGACTCCTTCCATTCTCGATCTCGACAGACCTGCACGGACATTCGATGAACTTTCCTGTCTGGGATCTGGCGACAACAATGTCCAAATTGCTGTCGGTCAACATGCCGTTTGAAAATGTCATCGAAGCCGTCACGCATAACCCGGCATCGGTGATCAAGCTCTCGATGGAAAACCGGCTTTCTGTTGGGCAACGTGCCGATTTCACGATCTTCGATCTGGTTGATGCCGACTTGGAAGCGACGGATTCCAATGGTGATGTGTCTCGGCTGAACAGGCTTTTTGAGCCCCGCTACGCAGTCATTGGCGCTGAGGCGATTACGGCCAGCCGCTATGTGCCGCGTGCGCGCAAACTCGTTCGCCACAGCCACGGCTATTCGTGGCGCTGA
- a CDS encoding RidA family protein: MSHSLQTTEVRYSPYERLASLGITLPPPPPPIANFVTHVREGNILYLSGQGPREESGHLRAGKVGGDIGVDQAYQDARLTGINLLAVMHGALGDLSRVKRVVKLLGMVNAVPDFELHPNVINGCSDLFIEVFGAAGQHARSAVGFGSLPGNITVEIEAIVALKD, translated from the coding sequence GTGTCCCATTCTCTCCAAACGACCGAAGTACGATACTCCCCCTATGAGCGCCTGGCTTCACTTGGCATAACCTTGCCGCCGCCGCCGCCGCCCATCGCGAACTTTGTCACGCATGTTCGGGAAGGCAACATCCTCTATCTTTCCGGGCAAGGGCCAAGGGAAGAGAGCGGACATTTGCGGGCCGGTAAGGTCGGCGGCGACATCGGCGTGGATCAGGCCTATCAGGATGCCCGTCTCACCGGTATCAATCTGCTGGCCGTCATGCACGGAGCGCTTGGCGACCTTTCCCGTGTAAAGCGTGTCGTGAAGCTGTTGGGCATGGTCAACGCCGTGCCCGACTTCGAGCTACACCCCAATGTCATCAACGGCTGCTCCGATCTTTTCATCGAAGTGTTTGGTGCAGCCGGTCAACATGCGCGTTCAGCCGTCGGCTTCGGTTCCTTGCCGGGCAATATCACGGTTGAGATCGAAGCGATCGTCGCCCTGAAAGACTAG